One genomic region from Salvia hispanica cultivar TCC Black 2014 chromosome 2, UniMelb_Shisp_WGS_1.0, whole genome shotgun sequence encodes:
- the LOC125205947 gene encoding glucan endo-1,3-beta-glucosidase, acidic-like codes for MAITMNHFFLPAMVILIFSFTSLDLTAAQIGVCYGRNGAGLPPPSRVVELFKQYNIKRMRIYDTYQPALEALRGSDIELTVGIHNPQLQDIANSRPNADRWVQDNIRNYGNVRFRAVVVGNEVSPIRPETSQYVPFLLNAMRNIRAALDAAGLGAIKVTTAIETEVVDPATNFPPSKGDFRPEVRPFLDPIVAFLSDTGAPIFASIYPFLAYLNNKAQISFNYAFLQPNSGITADGVYYDNLYYALG; via the exons ATGGCAATCACAATGAATCACTTCTTCCTACCTGCAATGGTCATACTTATTTTCTCGTTCACATCTCTGGATTTAACTG CCGCCCAAATCGGAGTATGCTACGGACGGAACGGCGCCGGACTTCCCCCTCCGTCCCGAGTCGTGGAGCTTTTCAAGCAATACAATATCAAAAGAATGCGAATCTACGACACATACCAACCCGCCCTCGAAGCCCTCCGCGGCTCGGACATTGAGCTCACCGTAGGAATCCACAACCCGCAGCTCCAAGACATCGCCAACAGCCGTCCCAACGCGGACCGCTGGGTCCAAGACAACATCCGCAACTACGGCAACGTCCGCTTCCGCGCAGTCGTCGTCGGCAACGAGGTCAGCCCGATCCGGCCCGAAACCTCCCAATACGTCCCCTTCCTCCTCAACGCCATGCGCAACATCCGCGCCGCCCTCGATGCCGCCGGCCTCGGCGCGATCAAAGTCACCACAGCCATCGAGACCGAGGTCGTGGACCCCGCCACAAATTTCCCGCCAAGCAAGGGCGATTTTCGACCTGAGGTGAGGCCGTTTCTCGACCCGATCGTCGCGTTCCTCTCCGACACGGGCGCGCCTATCTTCGCCAGCATATACCCCTTCTTGGCCTACTTGAACAACAAGGCGCAGATCTCTTTCAACTACGCCTTTCTGCAGCCGAACAGCGGCATCACTGCGGACGGGGTTTACTACGACAATCTCTACTACGCgctcggttaa